From the Blattabacterium cuenoti genome, one window contains:
- a CDS encoding UvrD-helicase domain-containing protein, translating to MLDSGTLKIYHASAGSGKTFILINSYLYILFKTPYNEGFKKILFLTFTRKSSDEMKKKIFDCIKDFSNKKIKKDYYKIYNFIIKTFDLTDEEFYDRSKKILDAIINDFSSFSKNISTIDKFTYRIVQSFKSNTNKRISLEMDTDHFLSEVVKNIMQKLQKSKKWAQLLVKFSLEKFKMGESWDIKKEIYKMAFLMIDENHYFFAKKIRNYSLNNFIKLKKVLVKRIIDFEISCENKGNKFFNFLKSTSINKSSFIYSDLSNFFYNIKIKNFIIDPVKKRLEKNIKNGILFSKTFYNKKQKNLIETHRKKIISLYEETKNFYKKNIFYYVLDKFLLKNINLLSIIHEIEKEFVFLKKSKGIILNSELNKILYEKINYSYPKIYEEIGMEYEYYFIDEFQDISYMQWKNIEILVENSLSENGSVIIVGDVKQSIYRWRGGDAKQFINLVNSHTKFYKKKIKTLDINYRSNKEIVKFNNSLYSYISNVFTSTIYKNVYKNTVQKTFKNSDGYVELNFFKKGFFETKNSYKECIYSKIKKKIEILLNKKYLLSDISILVRTNEECNFLSEKLIMDGFYVNTYGKILMKNHINIKIIINVLYVIYNPYSYEKRFYLILFLLKNKFINTKKNIHNFIENSIFLPLNIFFKKILFNDTITLKNYYNKSLYQIIEIIIESFKLLNSKNSGYIYSFLDFVYRITKQNIVNTISDFLYYWEQKKHKESVIYSYKKNSLHVMTIHKSKGLQFPIVILPFIDWKIISNRYREGRCIDIDPSLYNGLNTMYLDIPHYFSKINDKKINSIYNDYMINIMLDNINLLYVATTRSIEQLILFSKLDNKKLISHYIKGFLYKKKIWKEKKYKYVFGKNKKYY from the coding sequence ATGTTAGATTCTGGAACATTAAAAATATACCATGCTTCTGCTGGTTCAGGTAAAACTTTTATATTAATAAATAGCTATCTTTATATTTTGTTTAAAACTCCTTATAATGAGGGGTTTAAAAAAATTTTATTTTTAACTTTCACCAGAAAATCATCTGATGAAATGAAGAAAAAAATTTTTGATTGTATAAAAGATTTTTCAAATAAAAAAATTAAAAAAGATTATTATAAAATTTATAATTTTATTATAAAAACTTTTGATTTAACTGATGAAGAATTTTATGACCGTTCTAAAAAAATATTAGATGCAATTATAAATGATTTTTCTTCTTTTTCCAAGAATATCAGTACAATTGATAAATTTACTTATCGTATTGTCCAATCTTTTAAATCTAATACTAATAAAAGAATTTCCTTAGAAATGGATACAGATCATTTTTTATCTGAGGTAGTAAAAAATATTATGCAAAAATTACAAAAATCTAAAAAATGGGCACAATTGTTAGTTAAATTTTCTTTAGAAAAATTTAAAATGGGGGAATCTTGGGATATAAAAAAAGAAATTTACAAAATGGCATTTTTAATGATAGACGAAAATCATTATTTTTTTGCTAAAAAAATTAGAAATTATTCTTTAAATAATTTTATTAAATTAAAGAAAGTTTTAGTTAAAAGAATTATAGATTTTGAAATATCATGCGAAAATAAAGGAAATAAATTTTTTAATTTTTTAAAATCAACATCAATTAATAAAAGTTCTTTTATATATTCAGATTTATCAAATTTTTTTTACAATATAAAAATAAAAAATTTCATTATTGATCCTGTAAAAAAACGTCTTGAAAAAAACATTAAAAATGGAATATTATTTTCTAAAACATTTTATAACAAAAAACAGAAAAATTTGATTGAAACTCATAGAAAAAAAATTATTTCTTTATACGAAGAAACAAAAAATTTTTATAAAAAAAATATTTTTTATTATGTGTTAGACAAATTTTTATTAAAAAATATCAATTTATTGTCTATTATTCATGAAATAGAAAAAGAATTTGTCTTTTTAAAAAAAAGTAAGGGTATTATTCTAAATTCAGAATTAAACAAAATTCTTTATGAAAAAATTAATTATTCATATCCAAAAATTTATGAAGAAATTGGAATGGAATATGAATATTATTTTATAGATGAATTTCAAGATATTTCTTATATGCAATGGAAAAATATTGAAATTTTAGTTGAAAATTCATTATCAGAAAATGGATCAGTAATAATAGTAGGAGATGTTAAACAATCTATATATAGATGGAGAGGAGGAGATGCTAAACAATTTATTAATTTAGTAAATTCTCATACAAAATTTTATAAAAAAAAGATAAAAACATTAGATATAAATTATAGAAGTAATAAAGAAATTGTTAAATTTAATAATTCATTGTATTCCTATATTTCAAATGTATTTACCTCTACAATATATAAAAATGTATACAAAAATACTGTACAAAAAACATTCAAAAATTCTGATGGATATGTAGAATTAAATTTCTTTAAAAAAGGTTTTTTTGAAACTAAAAATAGTTATAAAGAATGTATATACAGTAAAATAAAAAAAAAAATTGAAATTTTATTAAATAAAAAATATCTTTTATCTGATATATCTATATTAGTAAGAACTAATGAAGAATGTAATTTTTTATCTGAAAAATTAATTATGGATGGATTTTATGTAAATACTTATGGTAAGATTTTAATGAAAAATCATATTAACATAAAAATTATTATAAATGTTCTATATGTAATTTACAATCCTTACTCTTATGAAAAAAGATTCTATTTAATTTTATTTTTATTAAAAAATAAATTTATTAATACTAAAAAAAATATACATAATTTCATTGAAAATTCAATTTTTTTACCATTAAATATTTTTTTCAAAAAAATTTTATTCAATGATACTATTACATTAAAAAATTATTACAATAAATCACTATATCAAATAATAGAAATTATAATAGAATCTTTTAAATTATTAAATAGTAAAAACAGTGGATATATATATTCATTTTTAGATTTTGTTTATAGAATTACAAAACAAAATATAGTAAATACTATTTCAGATTTTTTGTATTATTGGGAACAAAAAAAACATAAAGAAAGTGTTATATACTCATATAAAAAAAATTCATTACATGTAATGACCATTCATAAATCAAAGGGTCTACAATTTCCTATTGTAATACTACCATTTATAGATTGGAAAATTATTTCAAATAGATATAGAGAAGGAAGATGTATTGATATTGATCCTTCTTTATATAATGGATTAAATACTATGTATTTAGATATACCACATTATTTTAGTAAAATAAATGATAAAAAAATTAATAGTATTTATAATGATTACATGATAAATATAATGTTAGATAACATAAATTTATTATATGTAGCTACTACTAGATCTATTGAACAACTAATTTTATTTTCAAAATTAGATAATAAAAAATTAATATCGCATTATATAAAAGGTTTTTTGTATAAAAAAAAAATATGGAAAGAAAAAAAATATAAATATGTTTTCGGAAAAAATAAAAAATATTATTAA
- the accD gene encoding acetyl-CoA carboxylase, carboxyltransferase subunit beta, with the protein MAWFLRKKKNIITSIDDRKNIPSGLWHRTPTGKVIDTDQLKKNFYVSPEDGYHVRIHSNEYFEILFDNGKFLEINVKMTSKDPVKWEDYKKYTDRIKEAKKKTDLYDAIRTGIGNMEGMKVVISCMDFSFIGGSMGSVVGEKISRSITYCIEKKLPYILISKSGGARIMESSFSLMQMAKTIAKLTQLRDTKLPYISVLTDPTTGGVSASYALLGDINIAEPGALIGFAGPKVIRETIGKSLPKGFQTSEFLMDHGFIDLISPRTKLKKNIYNLVSMMI; encoded by the coding sequence ATGGCTTGGTTTTTAAGAAAAAAAAAGAATATTATAACATCTATAGATGATAGAAAAAATATACCCAGTGGATTATGGCATAGGACTCCTACTGGAAAGGTTATAGATACAGATCAATTAAAAAAGAATTTTTATGTAAGTCCAGAAGATGGATATCATGTAAGAATTCATAGTAATGAATATTTTGAAATTCTTTTTGATAATGGAAAATTTTTAGAGATAAATGTAAAAATGACTAGTAAAGATCCAGTAAAATGGGAAGATTACAAAAAATATACAGATAGAATAAAAGAAGCAAAAAAAAAAACAGATTTATATGATGCAATTAGAACAGGAATTGGAAATATGGAAGGAATGAAAGTTGTAATATCTTGTATGGATTTTTCGTTTATTGGTGGATCTATGGGATCTGTAGTAGGTGAAAAAATTTCCAGATCTATTACTTATTGTATAGAAAAAAAATTACCATATATACTTATATCAAAATCTGGTGGAGCAAGAATTATGGAATCTTCTTTTTCTTTAATGCAAATGGCTAAAACTATAGCAAAACTTACACAATTACGTGATACTAAATTACCTTACATTTCTGTACTTACAGATCCTACTACAGGTGGAGTCTCTGCCTCTTATGCTTTACTTGGAGATATAAACATAGCAGAACCTGGTGCTCTTATAGGATTTGCAGGACCTAAAGTAATTAGAGAAACAATAGGTAAAAGTTTACCAAAAGGATTTCAAACTTCTGAATTTTTAATGGATCATGGATTTATAGATTTAATTTCTCCTAGAACTAAATTGAAAAAAAATATATATAACTTAGTATCTATGATGATTTAG
- a CDS encoding Nif3-like dinuclear metal center hexameric protein produces the protein MKVLVKHVIDKLENLAPIEYSEPYDNVGLIVGNFYQEIENILVTLDLTEKVLLESISKKCNLIISFHPIIFYPIKKITGKNSSERIIIKALKNNISIYVIHTNLDSVWEGPTCYLSNLLGINREKVLIPKKGMIKKLNAYVPNKYVSKVRNALFKAGAGNISNYSKCSYNFDGIGSYMGNDNSNPFHGEKGIFHMEKETCICVVFPSHKLDFIKKALLDNHPYEEVAYEIYSIENYSSYLGIGFVGNLIKKMNIYDFISHVKQKMNLSCIRYSNIINKKKKINRVSMIPGSGSFGIKYAIQENSDIFISSDLKYHDFFKNEYNITIMDIGHYESEKFTKHLIKFFLENIFTSIFVYESETITNPIEYFY, from the coding sequence ATGAAAGTTTTAGTTAAACATGTAATTGATAAATTAGAGAATCTTGCTCCAATAGAGTATAGTGAGCCATATGATAATGTAGGATTAATTGTAGGAAATTTTTATCAAGAAATAGAAAATATATTAGTTACTTTAGATTTGACGGAAAAAGTTTTATTAGAATCTATTAGTAAGAAATGTAATCTTATAATATCTTTTCATCCTATTATTTTTTATCCAATAAAAAAAATAACTGGAAAAAACTCATCAGAAAGAATTATAATAAAGGCTTTAAAAAACAATATATCAATATATGTAATTCATACAAATTTAGATTCTGTATGGGAAGGCCCAACTTGTTACTTGTCTAATTTATTAGGTATTAATAGAGAAAAAGTACTTATTCCAAAAAAGGGAATGATAAAAAAACTAAATGCTTATGTTCCAAATAAATATGTTAGTAAAGTAAGAAATGCTTTATTTAAAGCAGGAGCTGGTAATATTTCTAATTATAGTAAATGCAGTTATAACTTTGATGGAATAGGGTCATATATGGGAAATGATAATTCTAATCCTTTTCATGGAGAAAAAGGAATTTTTCACATGGAAAAAGAAACATGTATTTGTGTTGTTTTTCCTTCTCACAAATTAGATTTTATAAAAAAAGCACTTTTAGACAATCATCCTTATGAAGAAGTAGCTTATGAAATTTATAGTATAGAAAATTATAGTTCTTATTTGGGTATTGGTTTTGTTGGAAATCTTATTAAAAAAATGAATATATATGATTTTATTTCTCATGTAAAACAAAAAATGAATTTATCTTGTATTAGATATTCTAATATTATAAATAAAAAAAAAAAAATAAATAGAGTATCTATGATTCCTGGATCTGGTAGTTTTGGAATTAAATATGCAATACAAGAAAACTCTGATATTTTTATATCTTCAGATTTAAAGTATCATGATTTTTTCAAAAATGAATATAATATTACAATTATGGATATAGGCCATTATGAATCTGAAAAATTTACCAAACATTTAATAAAATTTTTTTTAGAAAATATTTTTACTTCTATTTTTGTTTATGAATCTGAAACTATTACTAACCCAATTGAATATTTTTATTAA
- the guaA gene encoding glutamine-hydrolyzing GMP synthase, giving the protein MKKNLIIVLDFGSQYSYMIAKRIREIGVYSLLLPHNIFINDIIEKNPKGIILSGGPFSVYKNNAPLISKKILELNIPILGICYGMQLISYIFGGKIKKSNYKEYGKSYLVTDKKNFLFKNVPKKSVVWMSHYDEVKNNPKELESIAHTNSCKIAAYKHKEKDIYAVQFHPEVKNTEYGKCILKNFVINICKCNKNWKLEDFVQKQVNSIKNIVSDKKVILGISGGLDSFVTAYIINKAIGNSLICIFIDTGFLLKEEKKTIQFFCKKMNFSIKVIDAVDIFLKKLTGVYNPEIKRKIIGKEFVTLFQKESRKINNVEFLAQGTIYSDVIESSINKNVGLNNFVKSHHNVGGLPKCMKLKLIEPLRKLFKDEVRKIGKSLKLPKEILYKHPFPGPGLSIRIIGKINKRKISILRKAENILLQELKNFNIYNNISQAFIILLPIKSVGVMGDKRSYEHVAVLRVIKTEDFMTSTFYPLSYEFLEIISNRIINEINGINRMVYDITSKPPSTIEWQ; this is encoded by the coding sequence ATGAAAAAAAATTTAATTATTGTATTAGATTTTGGATCTCAATACAGTTATATGATTGCAAAAAGAATTAGAGAAATAGGAGTTTATTCTTTATTGTTACCCCATAATATATTTATAAATGATATTATAGAAAAAAATCCTAAAGGTATTATTTTATCAGGAGGGCCTTTTTCTGTATATAAAAATAATGCTCCATTAATATCAAAAAAAATTCTTGAATTAAATATTCCAATTCTTGGAATTTGTTATGGAATGCAACTTATATCCTATATTTTTGGAGGAAAAATAAAAAAATCTAATTATAAAGAATATGGAAAATCTTATTTAGTTACAGATAAAAAAAATTTTTTATTTAAAAATGTACCAAAGAAATCTGTTGTTTGGATGAGTCATTATGATGAAGTAAAAAATAATCCAAAAGAATTAGAAAGTATTGCCCATACTAATTCCTGTAAAATAGCTGCATATAAGCATAAAGAAAAAGATATTTATGCAGTACAATTTCATCCTGAAGTAAAAAATACAGAATATGGAAAATGTATTTTAAAAAATTTTGTTATTAATATTTGTAAATGCAATAAAAATTGGAAATTAGAAGATTTTGTTCAAAAACAAGTTAATAGTATAAAAAATATTGTTTCTGATAAAAAAGTAATATTAGGGATTTCTGGTGGATTAGATTCTTTTGTTACTGCATATATAATTAATAAAGCAATTGGAAATTCTTTAATTTGTATTTTTATAGATACTGGTTTTTTATTAAAAGAAGAAAAAAAAACAATACAATTTTTTTGTAAAAAAATGAACTTTTCTATAAAAGTAATAGATGCTGTAGATATTTTCTTAAAAAAATTAACCGGAGTATATAATCCTGAAATAAAAAGAAAAATAATAGGAAAAGAGTTTGTTACTTTATTTCAAAAAGAATCTAGAAAAATTAATAATGTTGAATTTTTAGCACAAGGAACTATTTACTCAGATGTAATAGAATCTTCTATAAATAAAAATGTAGGATTAAATAATTTTGTAAAATCTCATCATAATGTAGGAGGGTTACCAAAGTGTATGAAATTAAAACTAATTGAACCATTAAGAAAGTTATTTAAAGATGAAGTTAGAAAAATAGGAAAATCTTTGAAACTTCCAAAAGAAATTTTATACAAACATCCATTTCCAGGACCTGGATTAAGTATAAGAATTATTGGAAAAATAAATAAAAGAAAAATTTCTATTCTAAGAAAAGCAGAAAATATTCTTTTACAAGAATTAAAAAATTTTAATATATATAATAACATTAGTCAAGCTTTTATAATATTACTACCTATAAAATCTGTAGGAGTAATGGGGGATAAAAGATCATACGAACATGTAGCAGTATTGCGAGTTATTAAAACAGAAGATTTTATGACTTCTACTTTTTATCCTTTATCTTATGAATTTTTAGAGATAATTTCAAATAGAATAATAAACGAAATTAATGGTATTAATAGAATGGTATATGATATAACATCAAAGCCCCCATCTACTATTGAATGGCAATAG
- the purH gene encoding bifunctional phosphoribosylaminoimidazolecarboxamide formyltransferase/IMP cyclohydrolase, with protein MKRALISVYKKNKKLLDFVNFLYKKKYKIISTDGTYKFLKKNGLHNIIKISDITSFPEILDGRIKTIHPNIYGGILANRTIKRHMMSIKNYNIDCIDIVVIDFYPFIEHKENKNHDYLIELIDIGGPSIIRAAAKNFLHVTPIVDNEDFELVINDIENFGYTSLKLRRKLAVKAFFFTSYYDNIIYKYLLGKDKFPIYFNLFFKKKMELCYGENPHQKAVYYSNHYGTGAMNNFQQLNGKQLSFNNIRDVDVAWKIVTQFTEPACCSVKHSTPCGAAIGKDIIEAFKKTYEADPISSFGSVIAINTTITSELAKEINLLFIDVIIAPDCEKNALKILKVKKKLRIIKINKPISDKTEYVQIDGGLLVQDSDYFFHDENNYKIVTKKNFSNEDKKSLLFANKVVKYVKSNAIVIAKGTQTLGISGGQTNRIWAASQAINRALKKKKKGLVLVSDAFFPFKDVIYEAAKSGEIRAILQPGGSIRDEESIKACDEFGISMAFTGIRYFKH; from the coding sequence ATGAAAAGAGCTCTAATTAGTGTTTACAAAAAAAATAAAAAATTACTTGATTTTGTAAATTTTTTATATAAAAAAAAATATAAAATTATTTCTACTGATGGGACTTACAAATTTTTAAAAAAAAATGGATTACATAATATAATAAAAATATCAGATATTACTTCATTTCCTGAAATACTAGATGGTAGAATAAAAACTATCCACCCAAATATTTATGGAGGAATACTTGCAAATCGTACTATAAAACGACATATGATGTCTATAAAAAATTATAATATTGATTGCATTGATATTGTTGTTATTGATTTTTATCCATTTATTGAACATAAGGAAAATAAAAACCATGATTATTTAATTGAATTAATAGATATTGGAGGTCCATCTATTATACGTGCAGCAGCAAAAAATTTTTTGCATGTTACACCAATTGTAGATAATGAAGATTTTGAATTAGTTATAAATGATATAGAAAATTTTGGATATACAAGTTTAAAACTAAGAAGAAAATTAGCAGTTAAAGCATTTTTTTTTACTTCATATTATGATAATATCATTTATAAGTATCTTTTAGGAAAAGATAAATTTCCTATTTATTTTAATTTATTTTTCAAAAAAAAGATGGAATTATGCTATGGGGAAAATCCACATCAAAAAGCTGTTTACTATTCTAATCATTATGGAACAGGAGCAATGAATAATTTTCAACAATTGAATGGTAAACAACTTTCTTTTAATAATATAAGAGATGTTGATGTTGCATGGAAGATAGTTACTCAATTCACAGAACCAGCTTGCTGTAGCGTAAAACATTCTACACCTTGTGGAGCAGCTATAGGAAAAGATATTATTGAAGCTTTTAAAAAAACTTATGAAGCCGATCCTATTTCATCTTTTGGAAGTGTTATAGCAATAAATACTACTATTACAAGTGAATTAGCAAAAGAAATAAATCTACTTTTTATAGATGTAATAATTGCACCTGATTGTGAAAAAAATGCATTAAAAATACTTAAAGTAAAAAAAAAATTAAGAATTATAAAAATAAATAAACCTATTTCAGATAAAACTGAATACGTACAAATAGATGGTGGGTTGTTAGTTCAAGATTCAGATTACTTTTTTCATGATGAAAATAATTATAAAATAGTTACAAAGAAAAATTTTTCCAATGAAGATAAAAAATCTTTACTTTTTGCAAACAAAGTAGTAAAATATGTTAAATCTAATGCAATTGTGATAGCTAAAGGGACTCAAACTTTGGGGATTTCCGGTGGACAAACTAATAGGATTTGGGCAGCTAGTCAAGCAATAAATAGAGCATTAAAAAAGAAAAAAAAAGGACTAGTACTTGTATCTGATGCATTTTTTCCTTTTAAGGACGTTATCTATGAAGCTGCAAAATCTGGTGAAATTCGTGCAATTCTTCAACCAGGAGGGTCTATACGTGATGAAGAATCAATTAAAGCTTGTGATGAATTTGGAATATCCATGGCATTTACTGGGATAAGATATTTTAAACATTAA
- the lipA gene encoding lipoyl synthase has protein sequence MNRNIKPKWIKVKLPIGENYKKLKKLVTTHKLNTICQSASCPNIGECWGKGVATFMILGNICTRSCKFCGVKTGRPGKLDLEEPKKVAKSIKILQIKHAVITSVNRDDLKDMGSSIWIETIKMTRFLNPYVTIEALIPDFKGEKNIIDKIIDTNPEVISHNIETVNRLTKVIRVQAKYDRSLKVLQYIKDKNRNIRTKTGFMLGLGEKQEEIIETMKDIKKSKVDILTIGQYLQPSLNHYPVHNFILPEKFQELKIIGIKMGFKYVESGPLVRSSYHAEKHVK, from the coding sequence ATGAATAGAAATATAAAACCAAAATGGATAAAAGTAAAATTACCAATAGGAGAAAATTATAAAAAACTTAAAAAATTGGTAACTACGCATAAACTAAATACAATATGTCAAAGTGCTAGTTGTCCAAACATAGGCGAATGTTGGGGAAAAGGAGTAGCTACATTTATGATTCTGGGAAATATTTGTACTAGATCTTGTAAATTTTGTGGAGTTAAAACAGGAAGACCTGGAAAATTAGATTTGGAAGAACCAAAAAAAGTAGCAAAGTCAATAAAAATATTACAAATAAAACATGCTGTCATAACTTCTGTAAACAGAGATGACTTGAAAGATATGGGTTCATCTATTTGGATAGAAACTATAAAAATGACACGATTTTTAAATCCATATGTAACTATAGAAGCATTAATTCCTGATTTTAAAGGGGAAAAAAATATAATAGATAAAATTATAGATACTAATCCAGAAGTAATTTCTCATAATATAGAGACAGTAAATAGGCTAACGAAAGTAATACGTGTACAAGCTAAATATGATAGAAGTCTAAAAGTCCTACAATATATTAAAGATAAAAACAGAAATATTCGTACAAAAACTGGGTTTATGTTAGGTTTGGGGGAAAAACAGGAAGAAATAATAGAAACAATGAAAGATATTAAAAAATCTAAAGTAGATATATTAACAATAGGACAATATTTGCAACCATCTTTAAATCATTATCCTGTACACAATTTTATTTTACCAGAAAAATTTCAAGAATTAAAAATAATTGGAATTAAAATGGGATTTAAATATGTAGAGAGTGGGCCATTAGTAAGATCATCTTATCATGCTGAAAAACATGTAAAATAA
- the purD gene encoding phosphoribosylamine--glycine ligase has product MKILILGNGGREHAIGKKILKDNPFVRLYFYPGNGGTNLIGINIGNYINDYSMLELALFSKKNNIDLTIVGSEVFLMKKIVDIFHSYGLRIIGPNYLSARLEGDRGFSKFFMKKYGIRTPNYEIFHCYDDAINYLDKKKFPLVIKTNGIASGKGVLLTNNKKEAKKAIREIMIEKKFGKSGEKIIIENFLQGEEASIITIFNGKYITPFISSKDYKKIGENEIGLNTGGMGAISPHPHMNNLIWMDFKKNILDPTYEGLISEKLIFFGFIYFGLMITCEKVYLLEYNTRMGDPETQTLLPLMKNNFLNIITSFDKIDMFWEQLYSCCIVLSSKGYPKKYEIGKIISGINSLKEPFYISGAKKQEEKWVTTSGRVINIIGLGNTINESIKIAYKNAKKIKFDNLYFRKDIGS; this is encoded by the coding sequence ATGAAAATTTTAATTCTTGGAAATGGAGGAAGAGAACATGCTATTGGTAAAAAAATATTGAAAGACAATCCTTTTGTAAGACTTTATTTCTATCCAGGTAATGGAGGAACAAATTTAATAGGAATAAATATAGGAAATTATATAAATGATTATTCTATGTTAGAATTAGCACTTTTTTCTAAAAAAAATAATATTGATCTAACTATTGTAGGTTCTGAAGTTTTTTTAATGAAAAAAATTGTAGATATATTTCATTCTTATGGATTGAGGATAATAGGTCCTAATTACTTATCAGCTAGACTTGAGGGAGATAGAGGTTTTTCAAAATTTTTTATGAAAAAATATGGAATTAGGACCCCTAATTATGAAATTTTCCATTGTTATGATGATGCAATTAATTATTTAGATAAAAAAAAATTTCCTTTAGTAATAAAAACTAACGGTATAGCTTCTGGAAAAGGAGTTTTATTGACAAATAATAAGAAAGAAGCAAAAAAAGCAATAAGAGAAATCATGATAGAAAAAAAATTTGGAAAATCTGGGGAAAAAATTATTATAGAAAATTTTTTACAAGGAGAAGAAGCTTCAATAATAACAATTTTTAATGGAAAATATATTACTCCTTTTATATCTTCCAAAGATTACAAAAAAATAGGAGAAAATGAAATTGGATTAAATACAGGTGGAATGGGTGCAATTTCTCCTCATCCTCATATGAATAATTTAATTTGGATGGATTTTAAAAAAAATATATTAGATCCTACTTATGAGGGGTTGATTTCAGAAAAATTAATTTTCTTCGGTTTTATATATTTTGGATTAATGATAACATGTGAAAAAGTATATTTATTAGAATATAATACTAGAATGGGAGATCCAGAAACTCAAACACTTTTACCATTGATGAAAAATAATTTTTTAAATATTATTACTTCTTTTGATAAAATAGATATGTTTTGGGAACAATTATATTCTTGTTGTATAGTTTTATCTTCTAAAGGATATCCGAAAAAATATGAAATTGGAAAAATTATATCAGGTATTAATTCATTAAAAGAACCTTTTTATATATCTGGGGCAAAAAAACAAGAAGAAAAATGGGTGACTACCAGTGGAAGGGTAATTAACATAATTGGGCTTGGAAATACAATTAATGAATCAATAAAAATTGCCTATAAAAATGCAAAAAAAATAAAATTCGATAATCTTTACTTCCGTAAAGATATAGGTTCATAG
- the fbaA gene encoding class II fructose-bisphosphate aldolase codes for MYRKFPFGVVTGNTVREIFEYARDNSFAIPAVNIIGSNTANAVMETAVEVNSPVIIQLSNGGAHFNAGKGLKNLHQEAAIKGAIASAMHIHELATFYKATVILNTDHCPRSFLPWIDGLMKANENYLERFGKTLFSSHMLDLSKESLKENINICETYFYRMNKSNMTIEIELGVTGGEEDGIDNSNIENNKLYTQPEEVSYAYEKLKNISDNFIIAASFGNVHGVYKPGNIILRPEILKKTQKYIQKKFNTKKNPVHFVFHGGSGSSKKHIENSINYGVVKMNIDTDLQYAFTCGVRDYMENNKEYIKKQIGNPEGKYLPNKKYYDPRVWLRKGEKSFVILLKEYFKLMNNINTL; via the coding sequence ATGTATAGAAAATTCCCATTTGGAGTGGTTACCGGAAATACCGTAAGAGAAATATTTGAATATGCTAGAGATAATTCTTTTGCTATTCCAGCTGTAAACATAATTGGATCAAATACAGCAAATGCTGTAATGGAAACTGCAGTAGAAGTTAATTCTCCTGTAATTATACAGTTATCTAATGGTGGGGCTCATTTTAATGCTGGAAAAGGATTAAAAAATTTACATCAAGAAGCGGCCATAAAAGGAGCAATAGCTAGTGCTATGCATATTCATGAATTAGCTACTTTTTATAAAGCTACAGTTATACTCAATACTGATCACTGTCCAAGATCTTTTTTACCATGGATAGACGGATTAATGAAAGCTAATGAAAATTATTTAGAACGTTTTGGAAAAACTTTGTTTAGTTCACATATGTTAGATTTATCTAAGGAATCTTTAAAAGAAAATATTAACATTTGTGAAACTTATTTTTATAGAATGAATAAGAGTAATATGACAATTGAAATAGAACTTGGAGTAACAGGTGGAGAAGAAGATGGTATAGATAATTCTAATATAGAAAATAATAAGCTATATACTCAACCAGAAGAAGTTTCATATGCATATGAAAAATTAAAAAATATAAGTGATAATTTTATCATAGCTGCTTCATTTGGAAATGTACATGGTGTTTATAAACCAGGAAATATTATTTTACGTCCTGAAATATTAAAAAAAACACAAAAATATATTCAAAAAAAATTTAACACTAAAAAAAATCCAGTTCATTTTGTTTTTCATGGAGGATCAGGTTCATCTAAAAAACATATAGAAAACTCTATTAATTATGGAGTAGTAAAAATGAATATAGATACAGATTTACAATACGCTTTTACTTGTGGAGTTAGAGATTACATGGAAAATAATAAAGAATATATAAAAAAACAAATAGGGAACCCTGAAGGAAAATATTTACCTAATAAAAAATATTATGATCCTAGAGTATGGCTTAGAAAAGGAGAAAAATCATTTGTAATTCTTTTAAAAGAATATTTCAAGTTGATGAATAATATTAATACTTTATAG